One genomic region from Pseudomonadota bacterium encodes:
- a CDS encoding DUF2148 domain-containing protein → MGDLEKSGLEIVAKLMSISARTAPKSGGIDHVHIMVASSKEQKSIADMMKKIAEEICRKLPNHELGNAIKEDWESDANTIIESGLLVLIGIEGRKIIGLNCGGCGFPTCSEMLKHPRISLTEHSLPGPYCIFKVMDFSIASASAVKTAMEHNVDNRMMHKAGVAALKLGILNPCDLIIGIPLSATGKNIYFDRADKLNAWKIIKPNKK, encoded by the coding sequence ATGGGTGACTTGGAAAAATCAGGATTAGAAATTGTTGCTAAATTAATGTCAATATCTGCCAGAACAGCTCCGAAGTCCGGCGGTATTGACCATGTGCACATAATGGTTGCGAGTTCGAAAGAACAAAAATCTATCGCTGACATGATGAAAAAAATTGCAGAAGAAATTTGTCGAAAATTACCTAATCACGAACTTGGAAATGCAATAAAAGAAGACTGGGAAAGTGATGCCAACACTATTATAGAATCCGGCCTTTTGGTATTAATAGGGATTGAAGGTAGAAAAATAATAGGTCTGAATTGTGGAGGATGTGGATTTCCTACCTGTTCGGAAATGTTAAAACACCCTCGGATTTCCTTAACAGAACATAGCCTCCCTGGTCCTTATTGTATTTTTAAAGTGATGGATTTCAGTATTGCTTCTGCATCAGCAGTTAAAACTGCAATGGAACACAATGTTGATAACCGCATGATGCATAAAGCAGGAGTTGCGGCTTTAAAATTAGGTATTTTAAACCCATGTGATTTAATAATCGGTATACCGTTATCAGCAACAGGAAAAAATATTTATTTTGACAGAGCAGATAAGCTCAATGCTTGGAAGATAATCAAACCGAATAAAAAATAA